In Streptomyces sp. NBC_01717, one DNA window encodes the following:
- a CDS encoding aminotransferase class V-fold PLP-dependent enzyme, which translates to MNPALPQTFPLATVALDDAIARQFRLLEATAAHFEGPQLFEADAGVVPGLGRPRTTARVEAVLADFFGAEDAAFVQGAGTGAIRAALNAAVLAGDPLLIHRAPVYRTTEVTLRGIGVRTVEVDFNDGAALREALASGRFRWAYVQHTRQRLADSYDPAEVLAACRAAGVRTLVDDNYAVMRTPAAGVELGADASCFSLFKLHGPEGVGVVVGARDLVEHIRRDNYSGGGQVQGHQALDALRALTHVPVMWAVQSKVGAEVAERLAAGEVAGVAEVRIANAQDLCLLVRLDRPVAKELPAVAARFGAAPYPVGSNSRYEIAPLFYRMSSSALDDAPELADWTVRINPMRAGADLVVDILRRSLDALGDRPAEVNDPKDA; encoded by the coding sequence ATGAACCCGGCACTACCGCAGACATTCCCCCTCGCGACCGTGGCACTGGACGACGCGATCGCCCGGCAGTTCCGGCTGCTGGAGGCGACCGCCGCCCACTTCGAAGGCCCCCAGCTCTTCGAAGCGGACGCCGGCGTCGTCCCCGGTCTCGGTCGTCCCCGCACCACCGCCCGCGTCGAAGCGGTCCTGGCCGACTTCTTCGGCGCCGAGGACGCCGCGTTCGTGCAGGGCGCGGGCACGGGCGCGATCCGCGCGGCGCTCAACGCCGCCGTACTGGCCGGGGATCCGCTGCTCATCCACCGGGCGCCCGTCTACCGCACCACCGAGGTCACCCTGCGCGGCATCGGTGTGCGGACCGTCGAGGTCGACTTCAACGACGGTGCCGCACTGCGCGAGGCCCTGGCGTCCGGCCGGTTCCGGTGGGCGTACGTCCAGCACACCCGGCAGCGGCTCGCCGACTCGTACGACCCCGCCGAAGTCCTCGCCGCCTGCCGGGCCGCCGGCGTGCGCACGCTCGTCGACGACAACTACGCCGTGATGCGCACCCCCGCCGCGGGGGTGGAACTGGGCGCCGACGCCTCCTGCTTCTCGCTGTTCAAGCTGCACGGTCCCGAAGGCGTCGGCGTCGTCGTCGGAGCCCGCGATCTCGTCGAACACATCCGGCGCGACAACTACTCCGGCGGCGGCCAGGTCCAGGGCCACCAGGCGCTCGACGCCCTGCGCGCCCTGACCCACGTACCGGTGATGTGGGCCGTCCAGTCCAAGGTCGGTGCCGAGGTCGCCGAGCGGCTGGCGGCCGGGGAAGTGGCCGGCGTCGCCGAGGTCCGGATCGCCAACGCCCAGGACCTCTGTCTGCTGGTCCGCCTGGACCGGCCGGTGGCGAAAGAGCTGCCCGCCGTCGCCGCACGCTTCGGGGCGGCGCCCTACCCCGTCGGCTCCAACTCGCGCTACGAGATCGCGCCGCTGTTCTACCGGATGTCCAGCTCTGCGCTGGACGACGCACCCGAGCTGGCCGACTGGACCGTACGCATCAACCCCATGCGGGCGGGGGCGGATCTCGTCGTCGACATCCTGCGCCGCTCGCTCGACGCACTGGGCGACCGGCCTGCCGAAGTGAACGACCCGAAGGACGCCTGA
- a CDS encoding phosphotriesterase family protein, translating into MHTTVPQPVLRTVVGDLVPGSVRGPALAHEHLVLDLDHRGDGAAVLHPDRHAAAVTAELAALREEFGLGLVVELTCRGMGRDAATLARIARDAQVAVVAATGWYYEPFHTPEIAAADIDELTATLVREIGTGIGSTGIRPGVLGEIGSHGDTPTAAETKVLRAAARAAAATGLSVATHAQLGRGGLAQLELLTAEGVEPHRISIGHQDLLDDPAVHRELAASGAYVAFDTVGKDSYQSDDTRLRLLLALLEAGHADRVLLSCDISRHGYLRTEGGQGYGHLFRSFLPKARAAGVDDGLIDLMTRCNPLRFLTGAGVEEI; encoded by the coding sequence ATGCACACCACCGTCCCGCAGCCCGTGCTCCGTACGGTCGTCGGCGATCTCGTCCCCGGCTCGGTGCGCGGCCCCGCCCTCGCTCATGAGCACCTCGTCCTCGACCTCGACCACCGGGGCGACGGTGCGGCCGTCCTCCACCCGGACCGGCATGCCGCGGCCGTCACCGCCGAGCTGGCCGCCCTCCGGGAGGAGTTCGGGCTCGGCCTCGTCGTCGAGCTGACCTGCCGCGGCATGGGCCGGGACGCCGCCACCCTGGCCCGGATCGCCCGGGACGCGCAGGTCGCCGTCGTCGCCGCCACCGGGTGGTACTACGAGCCGTTCCACACCCCCGAGATCGCCGCCGCCGACATCGACGAGCTCACCGCAACCCTCGTCCGCGAGATCGGCACGGGCATCGGCTCCACCGGGATCCGCCCCGGCGTCCTCGGAGAGATCGGCAGCCACGGCGACACACCCACCGCCGCCGAGACGAAGGTGCTGCGGGCCGCCGCGCGGGCCGCGGCCGCCACCGGGCTGTCCGTCGCCACCCATGCGCAGCTCGGCCGTGGCGGCCTCGCCCAACTGGAGCTCCTCACCGCCGAGGGCGTGGAGCCGCACCGCATCAGCATCGGCCACCAGGACCTTCTCGACGATCCGGCCGTGCACCGGGAGCTCGCGGCGAGCGGTGCGTATGTCGCGTTCGACACCGTCGGCAAGGACAGCTACCAGAGCGACGACACCCGGCTGCGGCTGCTGCTCGCCCTGCTGGAGGCCGGGCATGCCGACCGGGTTTTGTTGAGCTGCGACATCTCGCGCCACGGCTACCTGCGCACGGAGGGCGGCCAGGGGTACGGGCATCTCTTCCGGAGCTTCCTGCCCAAGGCCCGCGCCGCCGGCGTCGACGACGGCCTGATCGACCTGATGACCCGCTGCAATCCGCTGCGCTTTCTCACCGGCGCCGGCGTGGAAGAGATCTGA
- a CDS encoding alanine racemase: MFLDTVLTRNPELVDAAAALHRRGEIPPDTYVMDLDAVEANAELLAAEAQRLGLSLWFVVKQFGRNPELIRAVARHIPKYAAIDPAEARILHATGARAGNLGHLVQIPRRALPEMLAWRPETVTVYDLANARAVSEAAQRLGLVQDILVRLEGAEGTVYPGQEGGVPLPRLDAFAEAAERLPGIRIAGVTAFPCVLCDPATGTPYATPNLTLVLKARELLAARGHEDLKLSAPSATSMASLPLLAAHGATHGEPGHALTGTTPLHALDSGQPEKPAYVYVSEIAHTLDDGRPALYGGGFYARSHIGSALLPRTGARLGVQGAPAENIDYYRLLDAPTDGQDVRLGDTALLAFRTQIFVTRSTVAVVAGLSSGTPRLCGLHDAQGRAL; the protein is encoded by the coding sequence GTGTTTCTCGACACCGTGCTCACCCGCAACCCGGAGCTCGTCGATGCCGCGGCGGCCCTCCACCGGCGTGGTGAGATCCCGCCCGACACCTATGTGATGGACCTCGACGCCGTCGAGGCCAACGCCGAACTCCTCGCCGCCGAGGCCCAACGGCTCGGCCTCTCCCTCTGGTTCGTCGTCAAACAGTTCGGCCGTAACCCCGAGCTGATCAGGGCCGTCGCCCGGCACATCCCCAAGTACGCCGCCATCGACCCGGCCGAGGCCCGCATCCTGCACGCGACGGGCGCCCGGGCCGGCAACCTCGGCCACCTCGTCCAGATCCCCCGCCGTGCCCTGCCCGAGATGCTGGCCTGGCGCCCGGAGACCGTCACCGTCTACGACCTGGCCAATGCCCGGGCCGTCTCCGAGGCCGCCCAGCGGCTGGGCCTGGTGCAGGACATTCTCGTACGGCTCGAAGGCGCCGAGGGCACCGTCTACCCGGGCCAGGAGGGCGGTGTCCCGCTCCCCCGCCTGGACGCGTTCGCCGAGGCCGCCGAGCGGCTGCCGGGCATCCGGATCGCGGGCGTCACCGCCTTCCCGTGCGTCCTGTGCGACCCGGCGACCGGAACCCCGTACGCCACCCCCAACTTGACGCTCGTCCTGAAGGCCCGCGAGCTCCTGGCCGCCCGCGGGCACGAGGACCTCAAGCTGAGCGCCCCGAGCGCCACCTCGATGGCCTCGCTGCCGTTGCTCGCCGCCCACGGCGCCACCCACGGCGAGCCCGGCCACGCCCTCACCGGCACGACCCCGCTGCACGCACTGGACTCCGGCCAGCCCGAGAAGCCCGCCTATGTGTACGTGAGCGAGATCGCCCACACCCTCGACGACGGTCGCCCCGCCCTCTACGGCGGCGGCTTCTACGCCCGCTCCCACATCGGCAGCGCCCTGCTGCCGCGCACCGGCGCACGCCTCGGCGTGCAGGGCGCTCCCGCCGAGAACATCGACTACTACCGGCTGCTCGACGCCCCCACCGACGGCCAGGACGTCCGGCTCGGCGACACCGCGCTGCTCGCCTTCCGTACCCAGATCTTCGTCACCCGCTCGACCGTCGCCGTCGTCGCCGGACTCTCGTCCGGAACCCCGCGGCTGTGCGGGCTCCACGACGCCCAGGGCCGGGCCCTGTAA
- a CDS encoding phosphopentomutase produces the protein MAKTVIVVVDGFGIGAMPDAGTLRPGDLTADTCGHVLDHCREALGRPLRLPVLGSLGLGLVHPHPDLARRTHLPVAAGRAALGYPGADTFAGHQTMMGADFSRVTVARLGDHLDEVTTALEAAGHRVAPLDGRPLLVVDGAVLVHDNLEADPGINWNASGRLEDLPFDGPGGILAIARTVRAVAPVARVIAVGGHADGPLPQFVRLGDAGTVGLDTPATGFYRNGGLAVQHLGAGIDHTRQLPDLAARAGIPVTLVGKAADILACDAAERHPAVQTADVLTHTLEAVRAPGDALVVANVQETDLAGHQQDAERYGRLLEQVDAGLAALLALLDAPGDRLIVTADHGNDPTIGHAYHTREYVPVLIHRPGADGVELLPDAGSLADVGATAAVSLGLDPAGLANGTTLRPGRHAA, from the coding sequence ATGGCCAAGACCGTCATCGTCGTCGTCGACGGATTCGGCATCGGCGCCATGCCCGACGCGGGCACCCTGCGCCCCGGTGATCTCACCGCCGACACCTGCGGGCATGTCCTCGACCACTGTCGCGAGGCCCTCGGCCGTCCGCTGCGGCTGCCGGTGCTCGGCTCGCTGGGGCTCGGTCTCGTCCACCCGCATCCGGATCTCGCCCGCCGCACCCATCTGCCCGTCGCCGCGGGCCGGGCCGCCCTGGGCTACCCCGGCGCGGACACGTTCGCCGGCCACCAGACGATGATGGGTGCGGACTTCAGCCGGGTGACGGTGGCCCGGCTCGGCGACCATCTGGACGAGGTGACCACGGCTCTGGAAGCGGCCGGGCACCGCGTCGCACCGCTGGACGGCCGGCCGCTTCTCGTCGTCGACGGCGCGGTGCTCGTGCACGACAACCTGGAAGCCGACCCCGGCATCAACTGGAACGCCTCCGGCCGTCTGGAGGACCTCCCCTTCGACGGACCGGGCGGGATCCTCGCCATCGCCCGTACGGTACGCGCGGTCGCGCCGGTCGCCCGGGTCATCGCGGTCGGCGGTCACGCGGACGGCCCGCTTCCGCAGTTCGTACGCCTCGGCGACGCGGGCACCGTAGGCCTCGACACCCCCGCCACCGGCTTCTACCGCAACGGCGGCCTCGCCGTGCAGCACCTCGGCGCCGGCATCGATCACACCCGGCAGCTGCCCGACCTGGCCGCCCGCGCCGGGATCCCGGTCACCCTGGTGGGCAAGGCCGCCGACATCCTGGCCTGCGACGCGGCCGAGCGGCACCCTGCCGTGCAGACCGCGGACGTGCTCACCCACACCCTCGAAGCGGTACGCGCGCCCGGCGACGCGCTCGTCGTCGCCAATGTCCAGGAGACCGACCTGGCGGGACACCAGCAGGACGCCGAACGGTACGGCCGTCTGCTGGAGCAGGTAGACGCGGGGCTCGCCGCGCTCCTGGCGCTGCTCGACGCCCCCGGCGACCGGCTGATCGTCACCGCCGACCACGGCAACGACCCGACCATCGGGCACGCCTACCACACCAGGGAGTACGTCCCCGTGCTGATCCACCGGCCCGGTGCGGACGGTGTGGAGCTGCTGCCGGACGCGGGCAGCCTGGCGGACGTCGGCGCCACCGCCGCCGTATCGCTGGGGCTCGACCCGGCGGGGCTGGCCAACGGGACGACACTGCGGCCGGGGCGGCACGCGGCCTGA
- the ffh gene encoding signal recognition particle protein, which produces MFDTLSDRLAATFKNLRGKGRLSEADIDATAREIRIALLEADVALPVVRAFIANVKERARGVEVSQALNPAQQVVKIVNEELVGILGGETRRLRFAKNPPTVIMLAGLQGAGKTTLAGKLGVWLKGQGHSPLLVACDLQRPNAVNQLSVVADRAGVAVYAPQPGNGVGDPVQVAKDSIEHARSKQFDVVIVDTAGRLGIDQELMQQAADIRDAVSPDEILFVVDAMIGQDAVNTAEAFRDGVGFDGVVLSKLDGDARGGAALSIAHVTGKQIMFASNGEKLEDFDAFHPDRMASRILDMGDLLTLIEQAEKTFTQEEAAKMASKLASSKGKDFTLDDFLAQMEQVRKMGSISKLLGMLPGMGQIKDQINNIDERDVDRTAAIIKSMTPYERQEPTIINGSRRARIAKGSGVEVSAVKNLVERFFEARKMMSKMAQGGGMPGMPGMPGMGGGPGRQKKQIKQAKGKRKSGNPMKRKAEEQAAATRREQAAAQGGAFGLPAQEDKNFELPDEFKKFMG; this is translated from the coding sequence GTGTTCGATACTCTCTCCGACCGCCTTGCCGCGACTTTCAAGAACCTCCGGGGCAAGGGCCGCTTGTCCGAGGCGGACATCGACGCCACGGCACGCGAGATCCGTATCGCCCTGCTCGAGGCCGATGTCGCGCTTCCCGTTGTCCGTGCCTTCATCGCCAACGTCAAGGAGCGGGCGCGCGGCGTCGAGGTCTCCCAGGCGCTGAACCCTGCCCAGCAGGTCGTCAAGATCGTCAACGAGGAGCTCGTCGGCATCCTCGGCGGTGAGACCCGGCGACTGCGGTTCGCCAAGAACCCGCCCACCGTGATCATGCTCGCCGGTCTGCAGGGTGCCGGTAAGACCACCCTGGCCGGAAAGCTCGGTGTCTGGCTCAAGGGCCAGGGCCACTCGCCGCTGCTCGTCGCCTGTGACCTCCAGCGCCCCAACGCCGTCAACCAGCTGAGCGTCGTCGCCGACCGCGCCGGTGTCGCCGTGTACGCCCCGCAGCCGGGCAACGGCGTCGGTGACCCGGTCCAGGTCGCCAAGGACTCCATCGAGCACGCCCGCTCCAAGCAGTTCGACGTGGTGATCGTCGACACCGCGGGCCGCCTCGGTATCGACCAGGAGCTGATGCAGCAGGCCGCGGACATCCGCGACGCCGTCAGCCCCGACGAGATCCTCTTCGTCGTCGACGCGATGATCGGCCAGGACGCGGTCAACACCGCCGAGGCCTTCCGCGACGGTGTCGGCTTCGACGGCGTGGTGCTCTCCAAGCTCGACGGTGACGCCCGCGGTGGTGCCGCCCTGTCGATCGCCCATGTCACGGGCAAGCAGATCATGTTCGCGTCGAACGGTGAGAAGCTCGAGGACTTCGACGCCTTCCACCCCGACCGCATGGCGTCGCGCATCCTCGACATGGGTGACCTGCTCACCCTGATCGAGCAGGCGGAGAAGACCTTCACCCAGGAAGAGGCCGCCAAAATGGCCTCCAAGCTGGCGTCCAGCAAGGGCAAGGACTTCACGCTCGACGACTTCCTGGCGCAGATGGAGCAGGTCAGGAAGATGGGCTCCATCTCCAAGCTGCTCGGGATGCTGCCCGGCATGGGGCAGATCAAGGACCAGATCAACAACATCGACGAGCGGGACGTGGACCGTACCGCCGCGATCATCAAGTCGATGACGCCGTACGAGCGTCAGGAGCCGACGATCATCAACGGCTCGCGCCGGGCCCGTATCGCCAAGGGTTCGGGTGTCGAGGTGTCCGCCGTGAAGAACCTGGTGGAGCGGTTCTTCGAGGCGCGCAAGATGATGTCGAAGATGGCGCAGGGCGGCGGCATGCCGGGTATGCCGGGGATGCCCGGCATGGGTGGCGGTCCCGGTCGCCAGAAGAAGCAGATCAAGCAGGCCAAGGGCAAGCGCAAGAGCGGCAACCCGATGAAGCGCAAGGCCGAGGAGCAGGCCGCGGCGACCCGCCGCGAGCAGGCGGCGGCGCAGGGCGGCGCGTTCGGCCTGCCGGCCCAGGAGGACAAGAACTTCGAGCTGCCGGACGAGTTCAAGAAGTTCATGGGCTGA
- a CDS encoding P-II family nitrogen regulator, with the protein MKLITAVVKPHRLDEIKEALQAFGIQGLTVTEASGYGRQRGHTEVYRGAEYTVDLVPKIRIEVLVEDEDAEQLVDVVVKAARTGKIGDGKVWSVPVETAVRVRTGERGPDAL; encoded by the coding sequence ATGAAGCTCATCACGGCGGTCGTGAAGCCGCACCGGCTCGACGAGATCAAGGAGGCCCTGCAGGCCTTCGGCATCCAGGGCCTCACGGTCACGGAGGCCAGCGGATACGGTCGCCAGCGCGGCCACACCGAGGTCTACCGGGGCGCCGAGTACACCGTCGACCTCGTCCCCAAGATCCGTATCGAGGTACTGGTCGAGGACGAGGACGCCGAACAGCTCGTCGATGTCGTGGTGAAGGCCGCCCGAACCGGCAAGATCGGAGACGGCAAGGTCTGGAGCGTCCCCGTCGAGACAGCCGTACGGGTCCGTACGGGTGAACGCGGCCCGGACGCACTCTGA
- a CDS encoding [protein-PII] uridylyltransferase, which yields MTSTEVTTDSEDSGPSGYAAARLRLLQEKAQSGPPRRAALASLTDDWLTALFTAAAEATGVRGAALVAVGGYGRGELSPRSDLDLLLLHDGNADAGALASLADRIWYPVWDLGLALDHSVRTPAEARKTADEDLKVQLGLLDARPVAGDLGLVAAMRTTILADWRNLAPKRLPALDELCRERAERQGELQFLLEPDLKEARGGLRDATALRAVAASWVADAPREGLAEARRVLLDARDALHLTTGRATDRLALQEQDQVATALGLLDADALLRQVYEAARTVSYATDVTWREVNRVLRARSVRPRLRAMLGGGKAVAPERTPLADGVVEADGEVVLARTARPERDPVLVLRAAAAAAQSELPISRHVVRHLATVARPLPVPWPAEAREELVTLLGAGEATVPVWEALEAEGLITRLLPDWERVHCRPQRNPVHTWTVDRHLVEAAVRASSLTRRVGRPDLLLVAALLHDIGKGWPGDHSVAGEVIARDLAARIGFDQHDVGVIATLVRHHLLLVETATRRDLDDPATVRSVATAVGTTSTLELLHALTEADALATGPAAWSTWRASLVTDLVKRVAAVLAGETPDEPEPAEPSAEQERLAIEALRTGEPVLALHAQAEPANGDGEPEPVGVELLIAVPDRPGVLPAAAGVLALHRLTVRAADLRAVELPTELGECVDVLLLSWRVAAEYGSLPQATRLRADLVRALDGSLDIQARLAEREAAYPRRRGVKAPPPRVTVAPAGSRLATVIEVRAQDAPGLLHRIGRALEQSAVRVRSAHVSTLGANAVDAFYVTGADGEPLGDVRAAELAGEVQRALS from the coding sequence GTGACGAGCACTGAAGTGACCACCGATTCCGAAGACTCGGGACCCAGCGGCTACGCGGCGGCCCGACTGCGCCTCCTCCAGGAGAAGGCGCAGTCCGGGCCGCCGCGCCGTGCGGCCCTGGCCTCACTCACCGACGACTGGCTGACCGCCCTGTTCACCGCCGCCGCCGAGGCGACCGGCGTCCGCGGCGCAGCCCTCGTCGCCGTCGGCGGCTACGGCCGCGGCGAACTCTCCCCGCGCAGCGACCTCGACCTCCTGCTGCTGCACGACGGCAATGCCGACGCCGGCGCCCTCGCCTCCCTCGCCGACCGCATCTGGTACCCCGTCTGGGACCTCGGCCTCGCGCTCGACCACTCCGTGCGGACCCCCGCCGAAGCCAGGAAGACGGCGGACGAGGACCTCAAGGTGCAGCTCGGACTGCTCGACGCCCGGCCCGTGGCCGGAGACCTCGGCCTGGTCGCCGCGATGCGCACCACGATCCTCGCCGACTGGCGCAACCTCGCCCCCAAACGCCTCCCTGCCCTCGACGAACTCTGCCGCGAACGGGCCGAGCGCCAGGGCGAGCTCCAGTTCCTCCTCGAACCAGACCTCAAGGAGGCCCGCGGCGGACTGCGCGACGCCACCGCTCTGCGCGCCGTCGCCGCCTCCTGGGTCGCCGACGCGCCCCGCGAAGGCCTCGCCGAGGCCCGCCGCGTACTCCTGGACGCCCGTGACGCCCTGCACCTGACCACCGGCCGTGCCACCGACCGCCTCGCCCTCCAGGAACAGGACCAGGTCGCCACCGCCCTCGGCCTCCTCGACGCCGACGCACTGCTGCGCCAGGTGTACGAGGCCGCGCGCACCGTCTCGTACGCCACCGACGTCACCTGGCGCGAGGTCAACCGCGTGCTCCGCGCCCGGTCCGTGCGCCCCCGGCTGCGCGCCATGCTGGGCGGTGGCAAGGCGGTCGCCCCGGAGCGCACCCCGCTCGCCGACGGCGTCGTCGAGGCCGACGGCGAAGTCGTCCTCGCCCGCACCGCCCGCCCCGAACGCGACCCGGTGCTCGTGCTGCGCGCGGCCGCCGCGGCCGCCCAGTCCGAACTGCCGATCTCCCGGCATGTCGTACGCCACCTCGCCACCGTCGCGCGCCCGCTGCCCGTGCCCTGGCCCGCCGAGGCCCGTGAGGAACTCGTCACCCTGCTCGGCGCGGGGGAGGCCACCGTCCCCGTCTGGGAAGCCCTCGAAGCGGAAGGGCTGATCACCCGGCTGCTGCCCGACTGGGAACGTGTCCACTGCCGGCCCCAGCGCAATCCCGTCCACACCTGGACCGTCGACCGCCACCTCGTCGAGGCGGCCGTCCGGGCCTCCTCCCTCACCCGCCGCGTCGGCCGTCCCGACCTCCTCCTCGTCGCCGCCCTGCTGCACGACATCGGCAAGGGCTGGCCCGGCGACCACTCCGTCGCCGGCGAGGTCATCGCCCGCGACCTCGCCGCCCGGATCGGCTTCGACCAGCACGACGTGGGCGTCATCGCCACCCTCGTACGGCACCATCTGCTGCTCGTCGAGACCGCCACCCGCCGTGACCTCGACGACCCGGCGACCGTCCGGTCCGTCGCCACCGCCGTCGGGACCACGTCCACGCTGGAACTCCTGCACGCCCTCACCGAGGCCGACGCGCTGGCCACCGGGCCCGCCGCCTGGTCCACCTGGCGTGCCTCCCTCGTCACCGACCTGGTCAAGCGCGTCGCCGCCGTTCTCGCGGGCGAGACCCCGGACGAACCCGAACCGGCCGAACCCAGCGCCGAGCAGGAACGCCTCGCCATCGAGGCACTGCGCACCGGCGAACCCGTCCTCGCCCTGCACGCCCAGGCCGAACCCGCGAACGGGGACGGCGAACCGGAACCCGTCGGCGTCGAACTCCTCATCGCCGTCCCCGACCGCCCCGGCGTCCTGCCCGCCGCCGCCGGAGTACTCGCCCTGCACCGCCTCACCGTCCGCGCCGCCGACCTGCGGGCCGTCGAGCTCCCCACCGAACTCGGTGAGTGCGTCGACGTCCTTCTGCTCAGCTGGCGGGTGGCGGCCGAATACGGCTCCCTGCCACAGGCCACCCGGCTCCGCGCCGATCTCGTACGCGCCCTGGACGGCTCCCTCGACATCCAGGCCCGCCTCGCCGAACGCGAAGCCGCCTATCCCCGGCGCCGCGGGGTGAAGGCCCCGCCGCCCCGGGTGACGGTCGCACCGGCCGGCTCCCGGCTGGCGACGGTGATCGAGGTGAGGGCCCAGGACGCCCCGGGGCTGCTGCACCGGATCGGCCGGGCACTGGAGCAGAGCGCGGTGCGGGTGCGCAGCGCACACGTGTCGACGCTGGGGGCGAACGCGGTGGACGCGTTCTATGTCACAGGCGCGGACGGCGAGCCGCTGGGCGATGTGCGGGCCGCCGAGCTGGCCGGAGAGGTGCAGCGGGCCCTGAGCTGA
- a CDS encoding ammonium transporter, whose amino-acid sequence MPPGITTLAADAPTLSAANTGFMLICSALVMIMTPGLAFFYGGMVRVKSTLNMLMMSFISLGIVTILWVLYGFSLAFGTDIGSFIGWSSDFAGLSGIGITQLWDGYTIPVYVFAVFQLMFAIITPALISGALADRVKFTSWALFVALWVTVVYFPVAHWVWGAGGWLFELGVIDFAGGTAVHINAGAAALGVILVIGKRVGFKRDPMRPHSLPLVMLGAGLLWFGWFGFNAGSWLGNDDGVGAVMFVNTQVATAAAMLAWLGYEKLRHGSFTTLGAASGAVAGLVAITPSGGAISPLGAIAVGAIAGVLCAMAVGLKYRFGYDDSLDVVGVHLVGGVVGSLLIGFFATGGVQSDAKGLFYGGGLDQLGKQAVGVFAVLAYSLVVSAVLAFLLDRTIGMRVDEDDEISGIDQVEHAETAYDFSGAGGGAAPRTTGSAPVSDSTAAAQTKKVDA is encoded by the coding sequence ATGCCCCCAGGCATCACGACGCTTGCCGCAGACGCCCCGACGCTGTCTGCCGCCAACACCGGGTTCATGCTCATCTGCTCGGCCCTGGTGATGATCATGACTCCGGGTCTGGCCTTCTTCTACGGAGGCATGGTCCGCGTCAAGAGCACCCTCAACATGCTGATGATGAGCTTCATCAGCCTCGGGATCGTCACGATCCTGTGGGTGCTGTACGGATTCAGTCTCGCCTTCGGCACCGACATCGGCTCGTTCATCGGCTGGAGCTCGGACTTCGCAGGCCTCAGCGGGATCGGCATCACCCAGCTCTGGGACGGCTACACGATTCCGGTCTACGTCTTCGCCGTCTTCCAGCTGATGTTCGCGATCATCACTCCGGCGCTGATCAGCGGTGCCCTCGCCGACCGCGTCAAGTTCACCTCCTGGGCGCTGTTCGTCGCCCTGTGGGTGACCGTCGTCTACTTCCCGGTCGCGCACTGGGTCTGGGGCGCCGGCGGCTGGCTCTTCGAGCTCGGCGTCATCGACTTCGCCGGTGGTACGGCCGTCCACATCAACGCCGGTGCGGCAGCCCTCGGCGTGATCCTCGTCATCGGCAAGCGGGTCGGCTTCAAGAGGGACCCGATGCGGCCGCACAGCCTGCCGCTCGTCATGCTCGGCGCCGGTCTCCTGTGGTTCGGCTGGTTCGGCTTCAACGCCGGCTCGTGGCTCGGCAACGACGACGGCGTCGGCGCGGTGATGTTCGTCAACACGCAGGTCGCCACCGCCGCCGCGATGCTCGCGTGGCTCGGATACGAGAAGCTGCGCCACGGCTCCTTCACCACCCTCGGCGCCGCCTCCGGCGCGGTCGCAGGCCTGGTCGCCATCACCCCGTCCGGCGGCGCGATCAGCCCGCTCGGCGCCATCGCCGTCGGAGCCATCGCCGGTGTGCTCTGCGCCATGGCGGTCGGCCTCAAGTACAGGTTCGGCTACGACGACTCCCTCGATGTCGTCGGCGTCCACCTCGTCGGCGGTGTTGTGGGCTCCCTGCTCATCGGCTTCTTCGCCACCGGCGGCGTCCAGTCCGACGCCAAGGGTCTCTTCTACGGCGGCGGTCTCGACCAGCTCGGCAAGCAGGCCGTCGGTGTCTTCGCGGTCCTCGCGTACTCTCTGGTCGTCTCCGCGGTCCTCGCCTTCCTCCTCGACAGGACGATCGGCATGCGGGTCGACGAGGACGACGAGATCTCCGGCATCGACCAGGTCGAACACGCCGAGACCGCGTACGACTTCAGCGGCGCCGGCGGCGGTGCGGCCCCGCGCACCACGGGCTCCGCACCGGTATCGGACTCGACGGCAGCAGCGCAGACCAAGAAGGTGGACGCATGA